A region of Vigna radiata var. radiata cultivar VC1973A chromosome 10, Vradiata_ver6, whole genome shotgun sequence DNA encodes the following proteins:
- the LOC106776211 gene encoding F-box/LRR-repeat protein 3 — protein MLSESVLCLLTEDLLIRLLEKLGPDRKQWRLVCKDFLRVELVSRKSIRILRIEFLPRLLEKFCNIETLDLSLCPRIEDGVVSVLLSQGSASWTRGLRRLVLSRATGLGHVGLEILIRACPMLEAVDVSHCWGYGDREAAALSCAARLKELNMDKCLGVTDIGLAKIAVGCEKLERLSLKWCLEISDLGIDLLCKKCLDLKFLDVSYLKVTSESLRSIASLSKLEVFVMVGCSLVDDGGLRFLEKGCPLLKAIDVSRCGCVSSSGLISVINGHGDLEQLDAGYCLSELSAPLVKCLENLKQLRIIRIDGVRVSDFILQTMATNCKSLVELGLSKCVGVTNKGIIQLLSGCGNLKVLDLTCCRSISDAAISTIADYCPNLVCLKLESCDMVTEKCLYRLGLNCSLLEELDLTDCSGVDDIALRYLSRCSKVVRLKLGLCTNISDIGLAHIACNCPNMTELDLYRCVRIGDDGLAALTSGCKRLTKLNLSYCNRITDRGMEYISQLGELSDLELRGLSNITSIGIKSVAISCQRLADLDLKHCEKIDDSGFWALAFYSQNLRQINMSYCIVSDVVLCFLMGNLKRLQDSKLVCLPKVTVNGLEVALRACCGRIKKVKLQRSLRFLLSSEMLETMHARGCKIRWD, from the exons ATGTTGTCGGAATCTGTTCTCTGCCTCTTGACCGAGGACCTTCTCATTCGCCTCCTCGAGAAGCTCGGGCCGGATCGGAAACAGTGGAGGCTGGTGTGCAAGGACTTTCTTCGGGTCGAGTTGGTGAGCCGGAAGAGTATTCGGATCCTCCGAATCGAGTTCCTGCCTCGGCTGCTGGAGAAGTTCTGCAACATTGAGACGCTGGACCTGTCGCTGTGTCCGCGGATCGAGGACGGAGTTGTGTCGGTTTTGCTGAGTCAGGGATCGGCGAGTTGGACTCGGGGACTCAGGAGGCTCGTGCTGAGTCGCGCCACCGGGCTGGGCCACGTGGGTTTGGAGATCCTCATTCGGGCGTGTCCAATGTTGGAGGCTGTCGATGTGTCCCACTGTTGGGGCTATGGGGACAGAGAGGCCGCGGCGCTATCGTGCGCCGCGAGGTTGAAGGAACTGAACATGGATAAGTGTTTGGGAGTTACTGATATTGGGTTGGCGAAGATTGCTGTGGGTTGTGAGAAATTGGAAAGGCTGAGTTTGAAGTGGTGCTTGGAGATTTCTGATCTCGGGATTGATCTTCTTTGCAAGAAGTGCCTGGACTTGAAATTTCTGGACGTGTCCTATCTAAAG GTGACAAGCGAATCTTTGAGATCGATAGCTTCTCTGTCAAAGCTTGAGGTTTTCGTTATGGTGGGCTGCTCTTTAGTGGATGATGGCGGATTGCGGTTTCTCGAAAAAGGATGTCCATTACTTAAG GCTATTGATGTATCCAGGTGTGGTTGTGTTAGCTCATCCGGTTTAATCTCTGTGATTAACGGGCATGGAGATCTCGAGCAGTTGGATGCAGGATATTGCCTCTCT GAGCTTTCAGCACCTCTTGTTAAATGCTTGGAGAATCTAAAACAGCTGAGAATAATTAGAATTGATGGTGTTCGAGTTTCTGACTTCATCCTCCAGACAATGGCCACCAATTGCAAGTCTTTAGTGGAACTTGGTTTAAGCAAATGTGTTGGGGTGACCAACAAAGGAATTATACAGCTATTATCTGGCTGTGGTAATTTGAAGGTGCTTGATTTGACTTGTTGTCGGTCCATCTCAGACGCAGCCATCTCTACTATAGCAGACTATTGTCCAAACCTTGTCTGTCTGAAGCTAGAATCTTGCGATATGGTGACTGAGAAGTGTCTTTATCGACTTGGATTAAATTGCTCGCTGCTTGAAGAGCTTGATCTTACTGATTGCTCTGGTGTTGATGACATAG CACTAAGATATCTATCAAGATGTTCAAAAGTTGTAAGACTGAAGTTAGGATTATGCACAAACATATCAGACATAGGGTTGGCACACATTGCTTGTAACTGCCCAAACATGACTGAACTTGATCTCTATCG ATGTGTACGTATTGGAGATGATGGGCTGGCAGCACTGACGAGTGGATGCAAGAGGTTGACAAAGCTCAACTTGTCATATTGTAATAGAATTACTGATAGAGGGATGGAGTATATCAGCCAGCTCGGTGAACTATCTGATCTGGAGTTGCGTGGGCTTTCAAATATCACTAGCATTGGTATAAAATCAGTTGCAATAAGTTGCCAGAGATTGGCAGATTTAGATTTGAAGCACTGTGAAAAAATTGATGATTCAGGTTTCTGGGCCCTTGctttttattcacaaaaccTGCGGCAG ATAAATATGAGCTACTGTATTGTGTCAGATGTGGTGTTGTGCTTCCTTATGGGTAACCTGAAACGCCTCCAAGATTCCAAACTGGTGTGTCTCCCTAAAGTCACTGTAAATGGATTGGAAGTTGCCCTTAGAGCTTGCTGTGGTCGGATTAAAAAGGTTAAACTGCAGAGATCCCTCAGGTTCTTGCTTTCCTCAGAAATGCTGGAGACAATGCATGCAAGAGGGTGCAAGATCAGATGGGATTAG
- the LOC106775057 gene encoding putative pectinesterase/pectinesterase inhibitor 22, with translation MMAMLSFLFILVLLPSFEALSYEGIPSEIQTQDMQALIAQACMDIENQNSCLTNIHNELTKIGPPSPTSVMSAALKATLNEAIVAIDNITKITTFSVSYREQQAIEDCKELLDFSVSELAWSLGEMRRIRAGDNNVQYEGNLEAWLSAALSNQDTCLEGFEGTDRRLESYISGSLTQVTQLISNVLSLYTQLHTLPFKPPRNATTAESDGTSEFPEWMTEGDQELLRAKPHGVHADAVVALDGSGHYRSIAEAVNAAPSHSERRYIIYVKKGLYKENIDMKKKMTNIMLVGDGIGQTIITSNRNFMQGWTTFRTATLAVSGKGFIARDMSFRNTAGPVNHQAVALRVDSDQSAFYRCSMEGHQDTLYAHSLRQFYRECEIYGTIDFIFGNGAAVLQNCKIYTRVPLPLQKVTITAQGRKSPHQSTGFTIQDSYILATQPTYLGRPWKQYSRTVYINTYMSGLVQPRGWLEWLGNFALNTLWYGEYRNYGPGASVVGRVRWPGYHVIKDASTASFFTVQRFINGDTWLPRTGVKFTAGLTN, from the exons ATGATGGCCATGCTAAGTTTCCTTTTCATTCTGGTGCTTTTACCCTCCTTTGAGGCTCTCTCATATGAAGGCATTCCCTCAGAAATCCAAACCCAAGACATGCAAGCATTGATTGCACAAGCATGCATGGATATTGAAAACCAAAACTCCTGCCTCACAAACATCCACAACGAGCTCACTAAAATAGGCCCTCCAAGCCCCACTTCGGTGATGAGTGCAGCACTGAAGGCCACACTCAACGAAGCAATAGTGGCCATTGACAACATCACAAAGATCACCACATTCTCCGTCAGCTACCGCGAGCAACAAGCCATAGAAGATTGCAAGGAGCTCTTGGATTTCTCGGTTTCTGAGCTCGCATGGTCCTTGGGAGAGATGAGGAGGATTCGCGCAGGAGATAACAACGTGCAATACGAGGGAAACCTTGAAGCCTGGCTTAGTGCTGCACTGAGTAACCAAGACACGTGCCTTGAAGGCTTTGAAGGTACAGACAGACGCCTCGAGAGCTACATCAGTGGAAGCTTGACACAAGTCACACAACTCATCAGCAATGTTTTGTCCCTGTACACTCAGTTGCATACCTTACCATTTAAGCCTCCGAGAAACGCTACTACTGCGGAATCTGATGGAACCTCGGAGTTTCCTGAATGGATGACTGAGGGTGATCAAGAGTTGCTCAGAGCCAAGCCACATGGTGTTCATGCGGATGCAGTTGTTGCTTTGGATGGGAGTGGTCACTATCGCTCCATCGCCGAAGCTGTCAATGCAGCTCCCAGTCACAGTGAAAGAAGGTATATTATTTACGTGAAAAAAGGACTTTACAAGGAGAATATtgacatgaagaagaagatgaccAACATCATGCTCGTCGGAGATGGTATAGGTCAAACCATTATCACCAGCAACCGGAATTTCATGCAGGGATGGACCACCTTTCGAACGGCCACGCTTG CTGTGTCTGGGAAGGGTTTCATTGCAAGGGACATGTCGTTCCGGAACACAGCAGGGCCGGTGAACCATCAAGCGGTGGCGCTGCGTGTGGATTCAGACCAATCAGCCTTCTACAGGTGCAGTATGGAAGGGCACCAAGACACGCTCTACGCTCACTCCCTACGACAGTTCTACCGTGAGTGCGAAATCTATGGCACCATAGACTTCATTTTCGGCAACGGTGCTGCAGTACTGCAAAACTGCAAAATATACACCAGGGTCCCACTTCCCTTGCAGAAGGTTACCATCACGGCGCAAGGCAGAAAAAGCCCACACCAGAGCACGGGCTTCACCATCCAGGACAGCTATATTCTCGCCACCCAGCCCACCTACTTGGGCCGGCCGTGGAAACAATACTCCAGGACGGTTTACATTAACACTTACATGAGTGGGCTTGTCCAGCCCCGAGGCTGGCTTGAGTGGCTCGGAAACTTTGCCCTCAACACTTTGTGGTACGGTGAGTACAGAAATTATGGGCCCGGTGCATCGGTGGTGGGCCGGGTGAGATGGCCCGGTTATCATGTAATTAAGGATGCCTCCACCGCTAGTTTTTTCACCGTTCAGAGGTTCATTAATGGTGACACGTGGCTGCCAAGGACAGGTGTCAAGTTCACAGCAGGTCTCACCAATTGA
- the LOC106774816 gene encoding pectinesterase-like produces the protein MAIYKVSLGLFFVFFLSIFFNSAFVVSSSDSSDTICNLTPYPSFCESNSPYGHGDIHEYGRFFVDKSLSSSKKFLSLLSHYLKSPSKFSNSTILAIQDCHLLADLNKSFLSKTLKTINFTDALGGSEAEKFHTLLSATLTNQKTCLNSLQETTSNPDKDLLTHLSNGTKLYSISLAIFKRGWKAKNNTERKLERNDHFMWEQKLYDLIRRKGRKLLQLGPDNVVVNQSVVVNPDGSGNYTTINDAVAAAPNNSQGSNGFFVIHVVGGVYEEYVSIPRQKQYLMMIGDGINQTIITGNHSVVDGWTTFNSATFAVTAQGFVAINITFRNTAGAIKHQAVALRSGADLSAFYNCSFEGYQDTLYTHSLRQFYRNCDIYGTVDFIFGNAAVVLQNCNIYPRLPMQNQFNAITAQGRTDLNQNTGTSIHNCTITGASDLAGSNGTTKTYLGRPWKQYSQTVYMQCFMDSLIDPLGWVAWSGDFALDTLYYAEFDNRGPGSDTSNRVTWLGYHVINDTDAVKFTVSNFIQGGFWLPATGLPYSPDLLTP, from the exons ATGGCTATTTACAAGGTATCCTTGGGCTTATTCTTCGTCTTCTTTCTAAGCATTTTCTTTAACTCTGCATTTGTTGTATCTTCATCGGATTCCTCCGATACCATTTGCAACCTCACACCATATCCATCATTCTGCGAATCCAACTCACCTTATGGCCATGGTGACATACACGAATATGGTCGTTTTTTCGTAGACAAATCCTTGTCATCCTCAAAGAAGTTTCTCTCATTACTCTCTCATTACCTTAAATCGCCATCCAAGTTCTCAAACTCCACAATCCTTGCCATTCAAGATTGTCATCTTCTAGCTGATCTAAACAAGAGTTTTTTGTCCAAGACCCTAAAAACCATCAATTTCACTGATGCCCTCGGTGGCTCTGAAGCTGAAAAATTTCACACTCTGCTTAGTGCTACACTGACCAACCAAAAAACTTGCTTAAACAGCCTTCAAGAAACCACGTCAAACCCCGACAAAGACCTGCTAACGCATCTTTCCAATGGAACCAAGCTTTATAGCATATCTCTTGCCATCTTCAAGAGGGGATGGAAAGCCAAGAATAACACAGAGAGAAAACTTGAAAGAAATGATCACTTCATGTGGGAACAGAAGCTGTACGACCTAAtcagaagaaaaggaagaaaacttCTTCAGTTGGGTCCAGACAACGTTGTAGTTAACCAAAGCGTGGTGGTGAACCCAGACGGTTCTGGAAACTACACTACAATCAATGATGCAGTGGCTGCTGCTCCAAATAACTCACAGGGTAGTAACGGGTTTTTCGTCATTCATGTGGTCGGTGGAGTATATGAAGAGTACGTTTCCATTCCCAGACAGAAGCAGTACCTGATGATGATAGGAGATGGAATTAACCAGACCATAATCACGGGCAATCACAGCGTGGTTGATGGTTGGACTACTTTCAATTCTGCTACATTCG CCGTGACTGCTCAAGGTTTTGTGGCAATCAACATAACATTTCGCAACACAGCAGGAGCAATCAAGCACCAAGCAGTAGCCCTAAGAAGCGGAGCGGACTTGTCTGCATTTTACAATTGTAGCTTTGAAGGGTACCAAGACACGTTGTACACCCATTCTCTTCGGCAATTCTACAGAAACTGTGATATTTATGGTACAGTGGACTTCATATTTGGTAATGCAGCAGTGGTCTTGCAAAACTGTAACATCTACCCTAGACTCCCAATGCAAAACCAATTCAATGCCATTACTGCACAGGGTAGGACTGACTTGAACCAAAATACTGGAACCTCCATACACAATTGTACCATAACAGGGGCGAGTGACTTGGCCGGAAGTAATGGCACCACAAAAACGTACCTAGGAAGACCCTGGAAGCAATATTCACAAACAGTTTATATGCAGTGTTTCATGGACAGTTTGATAGATCCACTGGGTTGGGTAGCTTGGTCGGGGGACTTTGCTTTGGACACCCTTTATTATGCGGAATTTGATAATCGTGGGCCTGGATCTGATACCAGTAATAGGGTTACTTGGCTTGGGTACCATGTGATTAATGATACAGATGCAGTTAAGTTTACAGTTTCTAATTTCATACAAGGTGGTTTCTGGCTGCCTGCAACAGGACTACCTTACTCTCCTGATTTACTTACACCTTAG
- the LOC106774817 gene encoding probable pectinesterase/pectinesterase inhibitor 21: MGGQNQRLVIIGVSTFLLVAMVVAVTVSVSLNNKGEKDAENEETKSHVASTMKAVKTLCAPTEYQKECEDNLNANAGNITDPRELIKVAFNVTIARISEGLGQTKLMQDVESDPRTKEALDTCKQLMNHSIEEFNRSLQRFSKFDLNNIDRILTSLKVWLSGAVTYQESCLDAFDNTTTDAGKKMQELLQTAMHMTSNGLAIISELSKTFSEMHVPKSGRRLLKAADDLPVFGNENDDFDVPDWVENRVGLRRLLHMTGRKQMAHVVVAQDGSGNFTTINEALKHVPMKNLRPFIIYIKEGVYDEYVEVSRNMTHVVFIGDGGRKSRITGSKNFIDGVGTYKTASAAIIGDFFVAIGMGFENTAGAEKHQAVALRVQSDRSIFYKCRMDGYQDTLYAHAMRQFYRDCTITGTIDFVFGDAVAVLQNCTFVVRKPLENQQCIVTAQGRKESNQPSGLVIHGGSIVSDPLYYPVRFDNKAYLARPWKNFSRTIFMDSFIDDLITADGYMPWQTLEGLSGMDTCFYAEINNHGPGADISKRVKWEGIKSLTKDVATTFLPSPFFHGDDWIRVTRVPYDSGLPSATH; the protein is encoded by the exons atggGGGGACAGAATCAGAGACTCGTCATCATTGGCGTTTCTACCTTCTTGCTGGTGGCTATGGTGGTAGCCGTTACGGTTAGCGTGAGCCTGAACAACAAGGGAGAAAAGGATGctgaaaatgaagaaacaaaatCACACGTAGCTTCCACCATGAAAGCGGTGAAAACCCTTTGCGCACCCACGGAGTACCAGAAAGAATGCGAGGACAATCTCAATGCAAACGCCGGCAACATCACTGATCCCAGGGAACTCATAAAAGTCGCCTTCAACGTCACCATCGCCAGAATCAGCGAGGGGCTAGGGCAAACCAAGCTCATGCAGGACGTCGAGAGCGATCCCAGAACCAAGGAGGCCCTCGACACTTGCAAGCAACTCATGAACCACTCCATCGAAGAGTTCAATCGCTCCCTCCAGAGGTTCAGCAAGTTCGACCTCAACAACATCGATCGCATCCTCACCAGTCTCAAGGTGTGGCTCAGCGGCGCCGTCACGTACCAGGAATCGTGCCTTGACGCGTTCGACAACACCACCACTGACGCTGGCAAGAAGATGCAGGAGCTCTTGCAAACCGCCATGCACATGACCAGCAACGGCCTCGCTATCATCTCCGAGCTGTCGAAGACTTTCTCCGAGATGCACGTCCCCAAGTCTGGCCGCCGCCTCTTGAAGGCCGCTGACGATTTGCCCGTTTTTGGCAACGAAAACGACGACTTTGACGTTCCCGATTGGGTTGAGAACCGCGTTGGCCTTCGCAGACTCTTGCATATGACTGGACGCAAACAAATGGCCCATGTAGTGGTTGCCCAGGATGGCAGTGGAAATTTCACCACCATCAACGAAGCCTTGAAGCACGTGCCCATGAAAAACCTAAGGCCTTTTATCATCTACATCAAGGAGGGCGTTTACGACGAGTACGTGGAAGTTTCCAGGAATATGACCCATGTCGTCTTTATCGGTGATGGTGGAAGGAAGTCGAGGATCACAGGCAGCAAAAACTTCATCGATGGTGTGGGAACCTACAAAACCGCCAGTGCTG CCATTATTGGAGATTTCTTCGTCGCCATAGGTATGGGATTTGAAAACACAGCCGGCGCTGAAAAACATCAAGCCGTGGCATTGAGGGTTCAATCTGACAGGTCCATCTTCTACAAGTGCCGAATGGATGGGTATCAAGACACTCTTTACGCCCACGCCATGCGTCAATTCTACCGCGATTGCACCATTACTGGTACCATAGACTTTGTTTTCGGCGATGCAGTGGCTGTGCTCCAGAACTGCACATTCGTTGTCCGAAAGCCATTGGAAAACCAGCAATGCATTGTGACAGCACAAGGTAGAAAGGAGAGCAACCAGCCATCGGGTCTGGTGATCCATGGAGGATCGATTGTGTCAGACCCGTTGTATTACCCAGTTAGGTTCGACAACAAGGCGTACTTGGCTCGTCCATGGAAGAATTTCTCAAGGACCATCTTCATGGATTCATTCATCGATGACTTGATCACAGCCGACGGCTACATGCCATGGCAGACATTGGAAGGTTTAAGCGGAATGGACACATGTTTCTACGCTGAGATAAACAACCATGGCCCTGGTGCAGACATATCGAAGCGCGTGAAATGGGAAGGAATCAAGTCCCTGACGAAGGACGTGGCAACAACATTCTTGCCATCACCGTTCTTCCATGGAGATGACTGGATTAGGGTCACAAGGGTTCCTTACGATTCTGGCCTGCCCTCCGCCACTCACtga